In Gammaproteobacteria bacterium, the genomic stretch CCAATAACCTGAAAAGCAGCGATGCCTTTGAGCTGAACGCGCTAATTACAATTTTTGAGGTCTCCCCTGTCCGAGAGCTCCATCAGCTCGGGCTTTTAGATACATATAGATCTGATCCAGCCGATCCATAACAGCTTGGTTCTTCTCAAACCCGGGCATCACCCCCGCCTGACCCCTATAACCATTGGTGACGACATCCTTGAAACGCGCGTAATCTACATTGTGGTTAAATGTCGTAATCATGTCAGGCGCGAAACTGCTGCCGACGCCATCTGGCCCATGGCAGTGATTGCAGAGTCGGTTGAACATCCGGTACCCGGTGAAGGTTCGCGCATCCACCTTGCATTTTGTCGCGCTGGTAGCTCCCTCAGGGCACTCCACCACATAGTCCAATGACGCTTGACCGCTCTTCGCTGGCTCCTCGTCAGAGGCGTTCACCATAAACGTTATCAGAACGCCGCCCCCGAACAGCAACGTTATAAGGTAGGTCAAAGTTGCGCTTCTCATTTACGATGTCCTCCTCAATACAACGGGTTAACTTAAGTGTTTTTCGCC encodes the following:
- a CDS encoding cytochrome c, whose translation is MRSATLTYLITLLFGGGVLITFMVNASDEEPAKSGQASLDYVVECPEGATSATKCKVDARTFTGYRMFNRLCNHCHGPDGVGSSFAPDMITTFNHNVDYARFKDVVTNGYRGQAGVMPGFEKNQAVMDRLDQIYMYLKARADGALGQGRPQKL